A region of the Banduia mediterranea genome:
GAGGATTGCAGCCGTCTGTTGCCGCCCGCGCGATCGCCCGGCAACCGGCGCTGAAGCGAGCCGATCGCCCGATTGCGAGTCGGGCCTCCGCTACACTATGTGGACCTGACCGGCCGGCCGCCGGTCGCCGCAATCCAGTCCTGATCGATTGACCGCCATGCTCTCGCTGGTCGCCTCCGCCGCCGCCGTCTTCATGGCCGCGGCCCTGTTCATCGCCGGCAACATGCTGCTCGGCACCAATGTCGCCCTGCGCCTGTCGCACGAAGCCTATGGCGCGGCGACGATCGGCCTGATTCTCACGCAGTATTCTGTGGGCTTCGTCGCTGGCACCTGGTTCGGGCCGCGATTGATCCGCCGCGCCGGGCACATACGTGCCTTCTCGGCGCTGGCTGCGATCACCGGTTGTGCCGGATTGGCCTATGCGATCGGAATCGACGGCGTGTTCTGGGCCCTGCTGCGTGCGCTCAACGGGTTCTGCGGCGCGATTCTGATGGTGGTGCTCGAATCCTGGGTCAATGCCCATGCCAAGCCGCAAACGCGTGGCCGATTTCTGGCGGTGTACATGGTCACCTATTACCTGGCCGGTGCTGGCGGCCAGTTGCTGGTGGCCGCCGGAGACCCGGCCGATTTTCGACCGTACAGCTTGGCGGCGGCCTTGCTGGTGCTGGCCTCGGTACCGCTTTGCCTGACCGGTTTGCAGGCGCCGCCGCCGGCCGAAATCCGGCGTCTGCCGCTGTCGCTGCTGATGCGCGTGGCGCCGCTGGGGGTGGCCGGTGCGTTTGCCGGCGGTTTCGCGTCCAGCGCCTTCTATTCATTGGCGCCCGTGCATTTGGCGCGTACCGGCGGCAGCACCGGCCAGGTCGCCGCCTACATGGCCTGCGCGGTGCTGGCCTCGATGCTGTTGCAGTATCCGGCGGGCCGGCTCGGCGACCGGCTCGACCGCCGACGCATGATCCTGCTGATCGCACTGGTCGCCGCCGCCGCCTCGCTGGGCATCGCGGCCCTGGGGCAGGCCTCGATCGCCGCGCTGTTTCTCAGCTCGATGCTGTTCACCGGCGTGCTCGCCTGTCTTTATCCGTCGGTGTTGGCGCTGACTCACGACCAGCTGCCGGGGCGCGATCTGGTCGGCGCCAACGCCGCCTTGCTGAGTTTCTGGGGGATCGGCCAGTGCACCGGGCCGGTGATCGTCGCCGGGGCCATGTCGCTGCTCGGGCCGGGCGGACTTTATTACGGCATGGCGGTCGTTCTGATCGTGTTCGCAGCCTTTGTCGGACTGCGGCTGCGGACCACGCCGGCCTTGCTGCCCAGTTTGCAGGCGCCGTTCGCGCCGACTCAGGCCACCACCCCGCAGATCGCCGAGATGGACCCGCGCGCGCCGGTTGGCGACGAAGCAGACGGGGGCGGCGGGCCGGCATGAAGCCTGCAATAATCACCTCATGCACAAGCTCACCAATCTCTTCGACAGCAATGCGGCCTGGGCGACCCGGGTCAAATCCGAGGACCCCGGCTTCTTCGAGCGCCTTTCGAAATTGCAGGCGCCGAAGTATCTGTGGATCGGCTGTGCCGATTCACGCGTGCCGGCGAACCAGATCACCGGCCTGCTGCCGGGCGAGCTGTTCGTGCACCGCAATGTCGCCAACCTCGTGGTGCACAGCGACCTCAACTGCCTGTCGGTGATGCAGTTCGCTGTCGACGTGCTCCGTGTCGAGCACCTCATGGTGGTGGGCCACTATGGTTGCGGCGGCGTGCGCGCCGCGCTCGAAAGCCAGGGCTTCGGGCTGATCGACAACTGGCTGCGGCATATTCAGGACATCAGCGACAAGCACGGTCTCAAGATAAAAGGCGTGCAGGCCACGACCGAAGAAGTCGATCGCATGTGCGAATACAACGCACTGGAGGCCGCTCGCAACGCCTGCCGTACGACCATCGTGCGCGACGCCTGGGCGCGCGGTCAGGCGCTGACGGTGCACGCCTGGGTCTACGGACTGCGCGATGGCCTGCTCAAGGACATCGGCTTCAACGTGGCCGCGAACGAAGAGGTCGAACCGGCCTACAGCCGTGCCCTGGATCGAATCGGGCAGGGGTTGTGCGATACCACGGCTTCGACGCCCGAGGAATGAGCGACGTCTCGGGGGCTCGGTGTTCCCAGGTAATGCCCGCCCCGTCCATTTTTTGAATGCGGCCACAGTCCGGTGCCGAGCTGCGCCCGCAGACCCAGCCAATCGATTGGCGCGTCGGCGGTCGTGGCTGCGTCCATTGGCCGGCTCGTTTCGGGTTTGCCTTCAGCCGGAGCTGGGGGATAATTCCGCGATACTTTTCGCGATCATCCATCGGGGCCGAACAACGCCATACGGCGTACCCGCAACGGCGGCCGGATCAGGAGATTCAGGATGCTGGCCTTGCCCGCCGAATCCGTATCGGAAGCCGATGTCATTGCCGGAATTCTGGCTTTGATGCGCGAGCGCACCGGCTACGACTTTTCAAGCTACCGCGCGCAGACGATACGTCGTCGTATTCGCAACCGGATGATCTCCGTGGGCATACACACGCTCACCGACTATCTGGTTCATCTCAAGAGCGTCGAAACCGAAGCCTTGGAGCTGCTGGACCGCCTTACCGTCAAGGTGAGTCATTTCTATCGCAACGCCCACACCTTCGACATGCTGCGGGAGGAGGTGCTGCCGGGTCTGTACCGGCGCTTCGGTGGCCCATTGAGAATCTGGAGCGTCGGCTGTGCTCGCGGCGAGGAACCCTACACGCTCGCGCTGCTGTTGGAAGCTGCCGGAATTCCGGGCACCGTGCTGGCGACCGATATCGACGAGGCGGCGCTGCGCGCGGCGAGACGCGGTATTTATTTGCGGGATGCCCTGCGCGAACTGCCAGAATCGCTGATCGGGACCGGCCTTGAGCCCGTGCCGGGTGACGAACGCCATGTGCGCGTGCGGCCGGCGCTGCGCCGACGGGTACACTTTCAGGTGCATGATGTGACCGGAACGGCGCTGCCGCTCGGAACCACCGACTTTCACATGATCAGCTATCGGAATGTCCTGATCTATCTGCAGCGCGAGGTTCAGGAACGAACTCTGCTGCAAATGCGGGCCGTACTTCGGGATGGTGGCTGCCTGTGTCTGGGCGAGGCCGAATGGCCACCCCCTTCGGTCGCCTGCAGCTTGTCGCCCCTACCCCAGCGGTCGCGCCTGTTCGAGGCAATCGCTGCAGAACCCATTGCGTGAAGAAGTCATGAAAAATCTGGTTGACCTGAGTATCGGTCAGCGTTTATGGATCGCCAGCGGCGGTCTGTTCCTGATTCTTGCCGCCGCCGGCGCTTCGATCTATGACGCACAGCGCAGATCGGATCGGGTACAGGCGCGGATGGTCGACGAGGTTCGGCCGCTCAGCGACGCCGCACGCGTCCTTGAAAACAACCTCCTGTACGTCGATATCGCGGCGCGCACCTGGCTGATGTCCCCCGAAGACGGGCAGATCGATGCTTTCGAGGATCGCGTGGACATGGCGACGGCGACGCTCGCCAAGTTCGAAGCCTTGCCGATGGACGAGCAGAGCAAGGCGCAGTTCGACGAATTGCGCCCGCTGGCGGAGCGCTTTCTACGGGAAGCCGCGGAACTCGGTTCCACGGCGGATGGGTCCGACGCCAGTATCGAACGTCAGGAAAGTAGCGCCACCTCGATCCGAGAACGCGCTCTGGCGGTGGTGCATGACTTCGCGGACCTTCAGCGCGGCCGCTTCGATGCCGCGCAGCTCGAACTGGCGCAGGCCCGCGATCTGGTCGCGCGAACCTTCGTCGGCGCCGGCCTGTTGGCGATGCTCTCATTCCTGGGCTTTGCCTGGCTGATGTTGCGTTCGATCCGCACGCCGGTGGTGGGTCTGCTCAAGGCGGCTGGCGACCTGCGTCAGGGCAAGTGGAAAAGCGCCTTGGCACTGCATACGGACGATGACGACCGCGCCCGCACCGCCCGCGACGAGCTGGTACAGCTTTCCGCGGCGGTCGGCGCGGCGGCCTGGGCGCTGGAGCGGCGTGAACAGCGTCTGCAGGCGGACGGCCGCATCGCCGCCGCGAGCGGGCGTTCGCTGAAGAAGGACAAGCTTGCAGAGCTGGTGCTGCGTGGCGTGGTTGAGCACAGCAAGGCCCAGCTGGGCATCGTCTACATGGTCGACGAGGCTGCCGAAGAATTGCAGCCTATCGCGAGCCAGGCGTCCAGCACGCCGGGCTCGCTGCCTCTG
Encoded here:
- the can gene encoding carbonate dehydratase — encoded protein: MHKLTNLFDSNAAWATRVKSEDPGFFERLSKLQAPKYLWIGCADSRVPANQITGLLPGELFVHRNVANLVVHSDLNCLSVMQFAVDVLRVEHLMVVGHYGCGGVRAALESQGFGLIDNWLRHIQDISDKHGLKIKGVQATTEEVDRMCEYNALEAARNACRTTIVRDAWARGQALTVHAWVYGLRDGLLKDIGFNVAANEEVEPAYSRALDRIGQGLCDTTASTPEE
- a CDS encoding MFS transporter produces the protein MLSLVASAAAVFMAAALFIAGNMLLGTNVALRLSHEAYGAATIGLILTQYSVGFVAGTWFGPRLIRRAGHIRAFSALAAITGCAGLAYAIGIDGVFWALLRALNGFCGAILMVVLESWVNAHAKPQTRGRFLAVYMVTYYLAGAGGQLLVAAGDPADFRPYSLAAALLVLASVPLCLTGLQAPPPAEIRRLPLSLLMRVAPLGVAGAFAGGFASSAFYSLAPVHLARTGGSTGQVAAYMACAVLASMLLQYPAGRLGDRLDRRRMILLIALVAAAASLGIAALGQASIAALFLSSMLFTGVLACLYPSVLALTHDQLPGRDLVGANAALLSFWGIGQCTGPVIVAGAMSLLGPGGLYYGMAVVLIVFAAFVGLRLRTTPALLPSLQAPFAPTQATTPQIAEMDPRAPVGDEADGGGGPA
- a CDS encoding CheR family methyltransferase; the encoded protein is MLALPAESVSEADVIAGILALMRERTGYDFSSYRAQTIRRRIRNRMISVGIHTLTDYLVHLKSVETEALELLDRLTVKVSHFYRNAHTFDMLREEVLPGLYRRFGGPLRIWSVGCARGEEPYTLALLLEAAGIPGTVLATDIDEAALRAARRGIYLRDALRELPESLIGTGLEPVPGDERHVRVRPALRRRVHFQVHDVTGTALPLGTTDFHMISYRNVLIYLQREVQERTLLQMRAVLRDGGCLCLGEAEWPPPSVACSLSPLPQRSRLFEAIAAEPIA